The genomic stretch GAGGTGGATATCGAAGATGTTAAACGAGAGGTGGCTATCATGAGACACTTGCCTGAACATGCTAATATTGTCGCTTTTAAAGAGGCTTATGAAGATAAGGAGGCGGTTTATTTGGTTATGGAACTTTGTGAAGGCGGTGAGTTGTTTGATCGGATTGTTGCTAAAGGTCATTATTATTCCGAGAGGGCTGCTGCTCAAGTTGTTCGTACCATTCTTCAAGTTGTTAAGGTATGTTATTAAGTCTTCAGAATCGTCTCAATCAAAAGGTCTAAGCATCTTAATTACTCTTGTATTAACAACACAAAGAAGTTGTTTCCAAATAACCCGTAATAACATTTTTCTATTTATTCAATATGTAGGTATGCCATGAACATGGAGTAATACATCGCGATCTCAAGCCTGAAAACTTCTtatacgtaaataaaagtgaGAGCGCCGCTCTAAAAGCCATTGATTTTGGCCtatccatattttttgaaccaGGTAATTAATCGACCTCAATTTTTTGTTCGGTTTTTCCTTATGTAACTAAACACGACTAAATCAAAAGGGTTTGTTGCCGGTTTTAGGTCAAAGATTTAGTGAGATTGTCGGAAGTCCATATTATATGGCCCCGGAAGTCCTAAGGAGAAATTACGGACCAGAGGTGGACGTTTGGAGTGCCGGTGTTATCCTTTACATCTTACTTTGTGGTGTACCGCCTTTTTGGGCAGGTAAATTGATTCACAACTCGGATATATATACCAATGACCATTGGTTAAGCTACCTGACATTTGTTGTTTACGACAATATTAAACAGAAATTCGTGAAGTTAATCATTGTACATATATGCAGAGACGGAAGAGGCCATTGCACATGCGATTGTTAAAGGAGTAATTGATTTCGAAAGGGATCCATGGCCAAGAATATCAACACAAGCCAAGGATCTTGTTAAGGGTATGCTTGATCAAAATCCTTACAATCGCCTAACCGTTGATGAAGCCCTTGGTAAGCctaattttttttgtatttttaagcGTATATACATATAGTCGTTACATTTTAGATACTGAGATAATGTTGCTATAAATCCTTACAACCGCTTAACCGTTGATGAAGCCCTTGGTAAGCCTACAATATTTGTGTTTTTAAGCTAGCGTCACATTTTAGACACTCAGATAATGTTGTTATAAATTCTATCGAATTCATATATGGCTTTTTGTATTGAAGAACATCCATGGTTGAAAAATGCCAACGACAACGCGGATATTCCATTAGGACAAAATGTAAGAACAAGGATCAAACAATTCTCTTTAATGAACAAATTCAAGAAGAAAGTTCTCAGGGTAAGCTAAAACCAAACCTTTTTTTCCGTAAAATTATActattaattttaaggattatttcatgggaataatccatcctatgggtGCCCTGCAAATAATCCTCCATCAGTAattccaattaaatccaacctatcCCCTTTTTTTCCCATAACACTCTCGGAAGTCGGAAGACCGGCAACCTGAAAAACAGGTCACCCATGTAAATGATACCAACAACTATACGTAGACTGTTTTGAGACAGTCAACACCAAACCCCCACCACCGTCAACCACCACCCCACCATCATCGTCGACTGCCTCAAACACGACTCGCCTACATCAACACTGTCACCTTTCAGTCCTTCACCGCCAATTGAAACAACCGTCTCGATGTCGGAATCGAACTATATACAGACAGTCCGCAACCCCATCATTCACACTCACCTTCTGCCGTCGAACTCCAATAATCGTGCATCATCCATCTACTAGCCTTTCCTCTGATTTGGGCTCGGGTTTTTATCTGAATTCCGGATGTCGATGGTGGATTTAGGGCTCGCTGCTGGTACGGGAATGGAGATGATGTGAAATGGTGATGGTGGCTGACGAAATGAAGGTGGGTGATGAATGGGGTTGAACGGAGATGAGTTGTTGGTGGCTGCTTGTGGGTTCAAAATGGTGTTTGGTGACGAGGTTGAAGAAGAGTTTGTCGAGTAATCAAATGAACAGTTCACAAGGTTTTTTATAAAGTCAAAGTTGACCTTGCTCCTTCCTTTACTTGAAATCGCTCTATTTGACTTGTTTTAATCCGTCTTTTCTGACTCGGATACCTTCATGATTTTCCGTCTTTATCACGAGCTAATGcctaaaaattatattaataatgtCGGAGTTGTGATGGTGGTGACGGAGAATCTGAAAATGGGGAAGAAGGAAGAGGTTTGGTTATAAAAAGGAGGGGGTGAGTGGTGACCTAATGTAACCGGTCAAAAAATTGGGTAAGTTTGTTCTGGGAAGAAATGGGGATAGGATAGATTTAATTGGAATTACTAATAGGATGGAGTGTTATTTGCAGGGCACTCATAtgatggattattcccatgaaataatcttaattttaattatgattttttacACGTATTTTGAGTTAATGAGAATTAATGTAGGTGGTAGCGGATAGCTTACCAGATGAACAAGTAGATAAACTAAGAAGAACGTTTAATATGATGGACACCGATAAAAATGGAAGTTTGTGCTTTGAAGAACTCAAATCCGGCCTTCTTAAGCTCGGACATGCTCTTCCTGATTCCGATATTCAAATGATCCTTGACGCGGTTAGTTTCTTCGATTTCTTCCCTTCGTTTTAACAATTTCTTTTACATTTGTATGTTATGTCAGTAAGTCATCTATAAGACAGTCTCACAGTAGCCAATAGGTTTAAGTTGGATTAATTCGAGTCATCTGAAATTAAACTTCCGTAGAAAATTGTTTGGTAAAAGTTGGATTAATTCGAGTCATATGAAATTAAACTTCCGTAGAAAATTGTTTGGTAACGTATCTTCCTTTGATACATATCAACAATTAAAATGCAAATTAATCAGTTTGTTGCTTGTTCGTATGTCTCATATTATTTTTTGTGTAATGAAAGGCGGATATCGATGGGAACGGAACCTTGGAGTGCGGAGAATTCTTGACACTTTCAATACACCTACAAAAGATGGGAGATGATGAAGATTTACGACGTGCATTCAAGTACTTTGACAAAGACTCTAGTGGCTACATTGAGTTCCAAGAATTAAAAGATGAGTTACTTTCTGATGATTTCGGTACCAAAAGTGAACAAATCATACGTGAAATTCTTTTTGATGCCGATTTGGACAAGGTACACCTTTGATTTTACCGATATGGTTAAGATTTGAAGGATTTTAGATTCAGAATTTTCGTTCATTTTTAGGCCATGTAACTATAAATTTTGATTCTGCCACCAGAATTCATTGACGGTATGGTAACTTTGGTTTTTCAGGATGGTCGCATAAGCTACGACGAGTTTAAGGCAATGATGTGTTCGGGAATGGATTGGAGAATGTCGTCACGTCAATATTCGAAGGCCATGCTTAATAAGTTGAGCTTTAAATTGTTCAAAGATAAATCTATACAAGTGAAATGATGAAATGTTTAGGAGAACTTTTTTTTTAGAATCAAAATATAATTTTGGTTGATTTTTTCTCTCTAGTCGTTCTATTATTTTAAAACAAAACGAAGGAACGTAATTTTGGAAGTAATAGCTGAAGGAAAATAGGTTACACATGACCTTTATTTATGGCACTCTTAGGGAGCGTTTGGTAAGGGGTAATAaggaacacaaattcttattgaagacatgacatatccgtcacaagctgaagacggataccattttacctcacaatgtacccactttttctctttctgcaacactattcatgtggtcccctttctccactaacccattttgttaccattttatcttacaaaatatccgtcacaaatggtaacccgtcacaagggagaccaattgaataaggaaagggaaagagaatgaaACCTCTCATTTCTCTTTGGTAGTGTTTGTTTGACACTTCTTTCCATTCCCTTTCCCTAATTTTTCAGAATGGGTTTACTCCAATTTCCTCTTACTATTTTATTTGtattgttcttattttttttctttaatgaGTTCATTCAAAGTTTGAAACTTCAGTCTCGGCGTTTAGTGGCATAGACATTTTTAGACTTTTAGTATAACAGAGTCAAAACCGTAATTCGTTCCTAGTTAATTGTTTGAATCTAAAATGAATCTACCGGCTACCACCACCACTTAGGTCCTGTTTGGTACTCAGTAGATTAATAATAGCAGAAATAGATTggtcaagcagattataaatgacagattggatTAATAGGTTTGACTAGTATGTTTTAATTAGCAAATTTAATaaaagtgtttggtaattagcggaTTTAGGTTAATATATTGTTGTATCTGTATGAAAATGGTTGACAGATTCAATTTTCCCAATCTACTGAGGTGAAGATGTTGGGTGGAGCAGCATATTGGAAAACATAGATTGAAACTCAATCTAATatttcaatatgccatttaccGAACACGTAAATTagtagattggtgagtcaaacatgctaaaaggcttgaatatgctaaaaattaaCCAATCTACGGTTTACCAAATATCCCCTTAACCTCCACCCGTCGCCTAAATTGATCGTACAAACCAAGTGGGGCTCAAATTGGCCAACGTGGGAAACAAATTCTTGTAATTGTTAGAAATTCCATGGCAAATCACGTACTCCATATTACaatcaaagcgtcttgcttgtgatggactaagcttgtgacctctcacaaaaagggagaggggataaggtgggacacccctcatgtgcttccccactcacctctcatgggtattttgtgagaggaaatggtatccgtcacaagtttgtgacggatatcgccgtcttcaatgagattttgtgtattaCAATCTCCTTCTCTTTCCTCTATCACTTTTTACCTAATTTGTTCCACTTTCACATGTAATTCTTCAATTGTTGTCAATTTAATTTCAATTTGTAACTATACTATTTCAAATTACATTTTCACAAAAATAAATAATTTTGATATGGTACCCCCTTcctcataaaccctaatttaattttaCATCTACATAATTTCATACACATAAAATTGATGTGTATATTTTGAAGacaaaattattataattacACGATTGATGAATATGAGAAATAAGCTTcataattgtgtaatttggtgAGAATTTGATTAACTTTTGGAGGAAGAGAAATatagagaatttttttttttttttttggagtaaGGGCAAAGAAtggaaaaattatggaaaaaagtTCATAAAAGAGTAATTCATGTCCATCAAAGAGCAACTATGAAAAAGTGAGTAATGCACAATTAGGACATCTATGCAAATAAAATGGACTTTGTAAATACACAGTCTTGCTTCTGACGATCTAAGGCACATGGTTACATTACTTAGAGAGGGTAAATAAGTTTTAACATATAACACAAATTGTCATTTTAAGGAAGATTTATTGAACATAAAATACATAGGAAAACCAAAAATGAGAATAAATACAGTACAAACACCACTAGATAATAGAATACTCAAACAAACCACCAGAAACCAATAGAAGGAATACATACCACCAGATACATACTCTTGTTAATCGTCTCCATAGAAATTAACTCTTCACTTGATTGATTCATCATTCTTCCTCATTTTTGGCGGGTTGAATGGTAATGTTGAGAATATGTTGAATTTTGGGCCAGTCTTCTCCTGATGGCGATTGGCATCTCTCCGCAAGCTCCCTTGAGCATTCTTCAAGGCTTAGTGTCTTCAAGTTGGATAGGTTACTGATCTCGTGCGGCAGCGATTTCAATCTTGGGCATTTATATATTTCAAGGCTTTTGAGGGAGGTGAGGGTGTCAATCCACTCTGGAACGGACTCTAATGCTTCACACTTGCGTATAGTTAGGCTTGTCAAAGAAGACATACCTCGAAACTCCTCAGGAAGATGTTTCATTTGATTATTCCGAAAGTTTAGGTGACATAGCACGGGGAGGTAGTTTTTGAGGAGGATGGCTGGTTGTCTCACATTTGAAGGACCGCATGTTCGCTCTGCTACATCCTTGGTTTTGCCAAAAACAGAGAGAGAAGGTAAAGAAGAAATACGTTGTAGAAACAATTGTGCCAATGAAATGACCAACTCCATGTCCATTTGCACATTCGCCAATTTGGGAAATGCAGGCATCAATTTCAGGAGTTGATTCTGACTGCTATCTTGAGCAGACTCTGGCATACTCCACCATCCCTTCAACTCAGGTATGTCTTTGAGATAGAGTTGTACCAGGGATGGGAATAAGGGAGCAGAAGGGCACTCGTCTGCTAGAACTACCATGTCACTTTTGTTGCTACTACCATTTTCTTCTATGTACTCCACCTTATCCAATCTCTCTAAGAATAGATATGTAAGATGAGGGAGTCTTCCAAAGGAGCACATATTTACGCATTCTTTGCACTCAACTATTTCAATATCAACCAGATTCGGAAGCCATAAATGGATTCCTTCTCTCATCCAACATGGCAACCTCCTTCCTCCATACTTTTCTATAGTCAGGTATTTTAGATTAGTACCGGGTTTGAGGTTCTCTAGCACCATCTCGTCTTCTATATTGCTCTCTCTAAATATCATAGTAAACCCAGTAATCTCTTTCCTGTCCAGATTTGCAGCTTTGGcttctgacactatatcctttgaTCGATCCACCAAAACAATTGTCAACTCGCCCTTAAGATTATCAAGATAGCCTAGGTCTGCTAGATCACACGCCAATTTAGCCTTGGATCCATAGGGAGTGAGAGAGGTTCTTGGTTTTCCCACAACAAAATGGCCTAGTGTTTCAAGACTCGTCAAACTTCGCAACCCCTTGGGCATATGACTCAATTCGTCACAGTCAAGGAGGTTAAGGTGTCTCAGCATCACTAGCCTGTTTATGTCCTCGGGCAACTCTTCAAGGTTTCGACAATAAGATAGGTCAAGTAAGTAAAGATTCACTAGCTGTGTAATTGATTCGGGGAGTTTACGGAAAAGGTTGTTTGAAAAATCGAGATACCTCAAGTGGATCAGTTTGCCTATTGATCTTGGCAGTTTATTAATCCGTAGCCCATGCATCCGCAGTGCCCTCAAAGACTCAATTCAAGGACTTCAAACCATATGAAGGAAGAGGAAGAAGTAACGACTTTAACTGCTTTAGTTTTAATAGTGACGATGGGACTTCCCAATCCGAGTAGTTTTCTATATGGAATGATACATGACAGACTCTTTCATCAAATTCATTTGTATTTGAATCTGCCATCTTATACTTATACCCAGCAATCGAGAGCACTAAATCATGCATCAGGTTGTGCATCTGAAAACTGTCAGGACACTTATGTCCATCCATGTTGTTACAGTAGAAA from Silene latifolia isolate original U9 population chromosome 5, ASM4854445v1, whole genome shotgun sequence encodes the following:
- the LOC141654906 gene encoding putative disease resistance protein RGA3, producing MLRHLNLLDCDELSHMPKGLRSLTSLETLGHFVVGKPRTSLTPYGSKAKLACDLADLGYLDNLKGELTIVLVDRSKDIVSEAKAANLDRKEITGFTMIFRESNIEDEMVLENLKPGTNLKYLTIEKYGGRRLPCWMREGIHLWLPNLVDIEIVECKECVNMCSFGRLPHLTYLFLERLDKVEYIEENGSSNKSDMVVLADECPSAPLFPSLVQLYLKDIPELKGWWSMPESAQDSSQNQLLKLMPAFPKLANVQMDMELVISLAQLFLQRISSLPSLSVFGKTKDVAERTCGPSNVRQPAILLKNYLPVLCHLNFRNNQMKHLPEEFRGMSSLTSLTIRKCEALESVPEWIDTLTSLKSLEIYKCPRLKSLPHEISNLSNLKTLSLEECSRELAERCQSPSGEDWPKIQHILNITIQPAKNEEE